From Candidatus Goldiibacteriota bacterium, the proteins below share one genomic window:
- the hisI gene encoding phosphoribosyl-AMP cyclohydrolase: protein MEKFEIGKVKFDEKGLCAAIAQDYKTGHILMIAWMNKEALELTLATRKVHYWSRSRNKLWFKGEESGNVQEVKNIYIDCDMDAVLIKVNQIGGAACHVGYESCFFREIKENNDMEIQGEKVFDPETVYKKKG from the coding sequence ATGGAAAAATTTGAGATTGGTAAAGTGAAATTTGACGAAAAAGGGCTGTGCGCGGCAATTGCACAGGACTATAAAACAGGTCATATCCTGATGATAGCCTGGATGAATAAAGAGGCGCTTGAATTAACCCTTGCCACCCGCAAGGTGCATTATTGGTCACGCTCGCGGAACAAACTGTGGTTTAAAGGTGAAGAGTCGGGAAACGTTCAGGAAGTTAAGAATATATACATAGACTGCGACATGGACGCGGTTCTAATTAAAGTAAACCAGATAGGCGGGGCAGCCTGCCATGTCGGATATGAATCATGTTTTTTCAGGGAAATTAAAGAAAACAACGACATGGAAATACAGGGCGAAAAAGTTTTTGACCCGGAAACGGTTTACAAAAAAAAGGGATAA
- the trpE gene encoding anthranilate synthase component I: MEFTDIKEVLKLSKKFNVIPVYKEMLADLETPLSVYLRIDNPENSFLLESIEGGEKTARYSFLGRRPYQTFTYQNGRAILEYKGNKSTIDTKDPFSILKTIFKSYRAAKIPGLPPFCGGAVGYVGYDTIKLYEKVPDKPKTDNLKWPDIYLMFTDILIIFDNVYHKIKVVHNILTDEHDTESDIRKKHAAAVKRIDLIIADLKRPLKKLSFKKHKGAIAIKNHTKKEVFKKAVADTVALLNNGEAIQVVLSQRFSAPFNGDPILLYRALRTINPSPYMFFIRFGKRYIIGASPEVMANLSGRTAEVKPIAGTRRRGKTEEEDKALEAELLADVKERAEHVMLVDLGRNDLGRVCETGTVKVNDFMAIERYSHVMHIVSDVTGTVKKGLDAFDVFKSTFPAGTVSGAPKVRAMQIIDDMENVKRGPYAGSVGVIGFNGDMETCISIRTIYHEGNRAYFQAGAGIVVDSKPEFEYKESMTKAAAVLKAVEMAAKAEEM, from the coding sequence ATGGAATTCACCGATATAAAAGAGGTTTTAAAACTTTCTAAGAAATTCAATGTAATACCGGTTTATAAAGAAATGCTGGCTGACCTTGAAACGCCGCTTTCCGTGTACTTAAGAATAGATAATCCCGAAAATTCATTTCTGCTTGAAAGTATTGAAGGCGGGGAAAAAACGGCAAGGTATTCTTTTCTTGGACGCCGGCCGTATCAGACCTTTACTTATCAGAACGGCAGGGCAATACTGGAATATAAAGGCAATAAAAGCACGATTGATACAAAGGACCCTTTTTCCATATTAAAAACCATATTTAAATCATACAGAGCGGCAAAGATACCGGGCCTTCCGCCTTTTTGCGGCGGTGCTGTGGGGTACGTGGGGTATGACACAATAAAATTGTACGAGAAAGTTCCTGACAAACCCAAGACAGACAATCTGAAATGGCCTGACATTTATCTTATGTTTACAGATATTCTCATTATCTTTGATAATGTTTATCACAAGATAAAAGTGGTGCATAACATACTTACGGATGAACACGACACTGAAAGTGATATCCGTAAAAAACACGCAGCCGCGGTTAAACGGATAGACTTAATAATAGCGGATCTTAAAAGGCCGTTAAAAAAGTTATCGTTTAAAAAGCATAAAGGCGCAATTGCCATAAAGAACCATACAAAAAAAGAAGTGTTTAAAAAGGCCGTGGCAGATACCGTGGCGCTGTTAAATAACGGCGAGGCAATTCAGGTTGTGCTGTCCCAGAGGTTTTCCGCCCCTTTTAACGGCGACCCCATACTTCTTTACAGGGCTTTAAGGACAATTAATCCATCGCCTTATATGTTCTTTATCCGTTTTGGGAAAAGGTACATAATAGGCGCGTCGCCGGAAGTAATGGCAAATCTGTCAGGCAGGACAGCGGAAGTAAAGCCGATAGCAGGCACCAGAAGAAGGGGTAAGACAGAAGAAGAAGATAAAGCGCTTGAAGCAGAACTGCTGGCAGATGTTAAAGAGCGCGCGGAACACGTGATGCTTGTAGACCTTGGCCGCAATGACCTTGGGCGCGTATGTGAAACAGGCACTGTAAAGGTAAATGATTTTATGGCAATAGAACGCTACTCTCACGTGATGCACATAGTGTCTGATGTCACGGGAACAGTAAAAAAAGGGCTGGATGCGTTTGATGTATTTAAAAGTACTTTTCCCGCGGGTACGGTATCGGGCGCGCCAAAAGTAAGGGCGATGCAGATAATAGATGACATGGAAAATGTAAAGCGCGGCCCCTATGCGGGAAGCGTGGGCGTGATAGGTTTTAACGGGGATATGGAAACGTGTATTTCTATCAGGACCATTTATCACGAAGGCAACAGGGCATACTTTCAGGCAGGCGCCGGAATTGTGGTGGACAGCAAGCCGGAATTTGAATACAAGGAAAGTATGACAAAAGCGGCGGCTGTATTAAAAGCGGTTGAAATGGCCGCGAAAGCGGAGGAAATGTAA
- a CDS encoding aminodeoxychorismate/anthranilate synthase component II has product MVLMIDNYDSFTYNIVQYMGEFEKNIVVLRNDETTIEEIKKLDPTHIVISPGPSWPENAGISKEVITSFMGKKPILGICLGHQCMIEALGGRIVRNHRIMHGKVSPVFHDGKGIYKSMPSPFNATRYHSLVGVKKSLPKELLVSAWTKEGEIMGVRHREFKMEGVQYHPESILTEGGKSLLKNFLTWK; this is encoded by the coding sequence ATGGTGCTGATGATAGATAATTACGACAGTTTTACATATAATATAGTCCAGTATATGGGCGAGTTTGAAAAAAATATTGTGGTTTTAAGGAATGACGAGACAACGATAGAAGAGATAAAGAAACTTGACCCGACGCATATAGTAATATCGCCGGGGCCTTCATGGCCCGAAAACGCGGGGATATCAAAAGAGGTTATAACAAGTTTTATGGGGAAAAAACCCATACTTGGTATCTGCCTTGGCCATCAGTGCATGATAGAAGCGCTTGGCGGCAGGATAGTCAGGAACCACAGAATTATGCACGGCAAGGTATCGCCGGTTTTTCATGACGGCAAGGGTATCTATAAATCAATGCCCAGCCCTTTTAACGCGACACGTTATCACTCGCTTGTCGGTGTAAAGAAATCACTGCCAAAAGAACTGCTTGTCAGCGCGTGGACAAAAGAAGGGGAAATTATGGGGGTAAGGCACAGGGAGTTTAAGATGGAAGGCGTGCAGTACCATCCGGAATCTATACTTACTGAAGGCGGAAAGTCGTTACTTAAAAACTTTCTGACATGGAAGTAA
- a CDS encoding CvpA family protein, whose protein sequence is MNYIDIILCIVIFFGFLAGWKTRGMIVMMVPFALLAGIITANLGYKPFSEMLNFVSDPEKRLLLSYTLLFLTASTAVVFFFMALVKAFDFFALSFVDRALGAALIISFALLISMYSFSLLEDKMEKESGFHQTLSESKVYTLSSKYLGFAKKVNVEKQLAILKSLIN, encoded by the coding sequence GTGAACTACATAGACATAATACTTTGTATCGTTATTTTTTTCGGTTTTCTTGCCGGCTGGAAAACCCGCGGTATGATTGTAATGATGGTTCCCTTCGCGCTTTTGGCGGGTATAATTACCGCCAATCTGGGATATAAACCTTTCTCCGAAATGCTCAACTTTGTAAGCGATCCGGAAAAAAGGCTTCTGCTTTCTTATACACTTTTATTTCTTACCGCAAGCACCGCGGTGGTTTTCTTTTTTATGGCGCTGGTTAAGGCTTTTGACTTCTTCGCGCTGTCTTTTGTTGACAGGGCATTGGGTGCCGCGCTTATAATTTCTTTCGCCCTTTTAATTTCAATGTATTCCTTTTCCCTGCTGGAAGATAAAATGGAAAAAGAATCCGGGTTTCATCAGACATTAAGCGAGTCAAAGGTTTATACCCTTTCAAGTAAATATCTTGGATTCGCGAAAAAGGTTAACGTGGAAAAACAGCTTGCCATACTGAAATCACTTATTAACTGA
- a CDS encoding putative DNA modification/repair radical SAM protein: protein MEAAEKLLVLGESAKYDVSCSSSGTDRAGIKGGIGSAAKAGICHTFTADGRCISLLKVLLTNNCIYDCAYCINRRSNDIKRAAFTPQELADITINFYRRNYIEGLFLSSGVVKNADYTMELMVRAVRILRQEYIFNGYIHIKAIPGASSAVLDEAGLLADRLSINMELPSDNGLKLLAPDKRMSDIISPMGHIKEKILESRQNKFSRKSFAPAGQSTQLIVGATGDTDKQIISLSENMYNGMNLKRVYYSSYIHVNSDSRLPVPVNSPLLREHRLYQADWLLRFYKFKADELLDEEHPNFDTRFDPKAAWALRHMEQFPVEVNTAPYETLLRVPGIGVRSAQRIVKARRACAIGVDDLKKLGIVMKRARFFVTAKGKSAFEGKFSGRVISMRLLDAPKHSYEQLSLFKPESILLPAPEDNLKSITGEL from the coding sequence ATGGAAGCGGCAGAGAAATTATTGGTGCTGGGAGAAAGCGCGAAGTATGATGTGTCGTGTTCTTCCAGCGGTACTGACAGGGCGGGGATTAAAGGCGGTATTGGCAGCGCCGCAAAAGCGGGGATATGCCACACTTTTACCGCCGACGGCAGGTGTATTTCACTTCTTAAAGTTTTGCTGACCAATAACTGTATTTATGACTGCGCGTACTGCATTAACAGAAGAAGCAATGACATTAAGCGCGCGGCGTTCACGCCGCAGGAACTGGCGGATATCACCATTAATTTCTACAGGCGTAATTATATAGAAGGATTGTTTTTAAGCTCCGGTGTGGTAAAGAACGCCGACTACACAATGGAACTTATGGTGCGCGCTGTCAGGATATTAAGGCAGGAATATATTTTTAATGGATACATTCATATTAAAGCCATTCCGGGCGCGTCATCCGCTGTATTGGATGAAGCCGGGCTGCTTGCAGACAGGCTAAGCATAAATATGGAGCTGCCAAGCGATAACGGGCTTAAACTGCTGGCGCCGGATAAAAGAATGTCTGATATCATTTCTCCTATGGGGCATATTAAAGAAAAAATTCTGGAATCAAGGCAGAATAAATTCAGCAGAAAAAGTTTTGCTCCGGCAGGGCAAAGCACCCAGCTTATTGTCGGCGCCACGGGCGACACGGATAAACAGATAATTTCTTTAAGCGAAAATATGTACAACGGCATGAATTTAAAAAGGGTGTATTATTCCTCATACATCCATGTCAATAGCGACAGCAGGCTTCCTGTTCCCGTCAATTCGCCGCTTTTGCGGGAACACCGGCTTTATCAGGCGGACTGGCTGTTAAGGTTTTATAAATTTAAAGCGGATGAGCTGCTTGATGAGGAACACCCAAACTTTGATACGCGGTTTGACCCAAAGGCGGCGTGGGCGCTAAGGCATATGGAACAGTTTCCGGTGGAAGTAAACACAGCGCCGTACGAAACACTGTTAAGGGTGCCGGGTATTGGTGTGCGCTCCGCGCAGCGCATTGTTAAAGCAAGAAGGGCGTGCGCGATAGGCGTGGATGACTTAAAAAAACTTGGGATAGTGATGAAACGGGCAAGGTTTTTTGTGACGGCAAAAGGCAAAAGTGCGTTTGAAGGAAAGTTTTCAGGCAGGGTAATTTCCATGCGCCTGCTTGACGCTCCAAAGCACTCTTATGAACAGCTGTCGCTTTTTAAACCTGAATCAATTTTATTGCCCGCCCCGGAAGATAACCTGAAAAGCATAACAGGGGAGTTATAA
- a CDS encoding TIGR03915 family putative DNA repair protein — MQKSYLYDGTFEGYLTVLYDIFKSGDEPASICRANTGSATLNLFFDEKHTAAEEKKYLLMKKAIVEKISSETFENTVHAFLSEMPDIEMHIYRYINAGREKGSDVNKLLADDNVIPVLRAAQRVMREGHRMLGFVRFADAGGIYYAKINPDCNVLPVIIPHFRTRFGSQKWIIHDVVRNLAAFYDGKRCAIKPVESLELNGAADDEIKYADMWKAYFQAMEIKSRHNIKLQRQLIPKKYRDNITEFK; from the coding sequence ATGCAGAAAAGTTATTTATATGACGGAACTTTTGAAGGTTATTTAACGGTGTTGTATGATATTTTTAAATCAGGCGATGAACCTGCGTCTATCTGCAGAGCTAATACCGGGAGCGCTACCTTAAACCTTTTTTTTGATGAAAAACACACTGCCGCTGAAGAAAAAAAGTATCTGCTTATGAAAAAGGCAATTGTTGAAAAAATAAGCAGCGAAACTTTTGAAAACACGGTGCACGCTTTTCTATCTGAAATGCCTGATATTGAAATGCACATTTACAGGTATATAAACGCCGGCAGGGAAAAAGGCAGTGATGTTAATAAACTTCTTGCGGATGATAATGTGATACCCGTCCTGCGTGCGGCGCAGCGGGTTATGCGTGAAGGCCACAGAATGCTGGGATTTGTGCGGTTTGCCGACGCGGGCGGTATTTACTACGCGAAGATAAACCCGGATTGTAATGTGCTGCCCGTGATTATCCCTCATTTCAGGACGCGGTTTGGCTCGCAGAAATGGATAATACACGATGTGGTAAGAAATCTGGCGGCGTTTTATGACGGAAAAAGATGCGCCATAAAGCCGGTGGAATCGCTGGAATTAAACGGCGCCGCCGATGACGAGATAAAGTACGCGGATATGTGGAAGGCGTATTTTCAGGCGATGGAAATAAAGTCCAGGCACAATATAAAACTTCAACGGCAGCTTATCCCAAAAAAGTACAGGGACAATATTACGGAGTTTAAGTAG
- a CDS encoding DNA adenine methylase, with the protein MTKNATIKKPEPFLKWAGGKSQLLQQFSAFFPESFNNFIEAFTGGGAVFFHLFASGKLKNKKITLIDTNEELTNLYEVIKDKKTLNKLIRTLNNGEFMNNEVTFYKIRAIEPKDEVSKAARMLYLNRTCFNGLFRVNSSGKFNTPFGRYNNPQICNEDNLESVHDALKNVEILNKDFTAVLDIAEKGDFVYFDPPYHPVSKTASFTSYTKNSFVLKDQVRLAKTYKELDEKGCKLMLSNSDVKAIKDLYKGYQIKLVQAKRRINCRASGRGVINELVILNY; encoded by the coding sequence ATGACTAAAAATGCTACTATCAAGAAACCAGAGCCGTTTTTAAAATGGGCGGGAGGCAAAAGCCAGCTTTTACAGCAATTTTCTGCTTTTTTTCCTGAGTCCTTTAATAATTTCATAGAAGCCTTTACGGGCGGTGGCGCTGTGTTTTTTCATTTATTTGCTTCCGGTAAGCTGAAAAATAAAAAGATAACTCTTATTGATACAAATGAAGAACTTACTAATCTTTACGAGGTTATTAAGGATAAAAAAACATTAAATAAGTTAATCAGAACGCTAAATAACGGGGAATTTATGAATAATGAAGTTACTTTTTATAAAATAAGGGCAATAGAACCAAAGGATGAAGTAAGCAAGGCTGCAAGAATGTTGTATTTAAATAGAACCTGTTTTAACGGCCTTTTTAGGGTTAATTCCAGCGGTAAATTTAACACTCCTTTTGGCAGGTATAATAATCCGCAAATATGCAACGAAGATAATCTTGAAAGTGTTCATGACGCCTTGAAAAACGTTGAGATTTTGAATAAAGACTTTACTGCTGTTTTAGATATTGCAGAAAAAGGTGACTTTGTATATTTTGATCCCCCATATCATCCGGTCAGTAAAACTGCAAGTTTTACTTCTTACACAAAGAATTCTTTTGTACTAAAAGATCAGGTGCGGCTTGCAAAGACATATAAGGAACTTGATGAAAAAGGCTGTAAATTAATGTTAAGTAATTCGGATGTAAAGGCTATAAAGGATTTGTATAAGGGTTATCAGATTAAGCTGGTTCAGGCAAAGAGAAGGATAAACTGCAGAGCATCAGGTAGAGGCGTTATAAACGAACTGGTGATTCTAAATTATTGA
- the purS gene encoding phosphoribosylformylglycinamidine synthase subunit PurS gives MAKVKIYVTLKEGILDPQGKTIGNALEKMGYKNIEEVKVGKFIEIETKDAKSAKLEKEVDEICDKLLANPNIEKYTFKVE, from the coding sequence ATGGCAAAAGTTAAAATTTATGTCACTCTTAAAGAAGGAATCCTGGACCCACAGGGAAAAACGATCGGCAATGCGCTTGAAAAAATGGGGTACAAGAACATCGAAGAAGTTAAAGTGGGCAAGTTTATTGAAATAGAGACAAAGGACGCAAAGTCAGCCAAACTTGAAAAAGAAGTGGATGAAATCTGCGATAAACTGCTTGCAAATCCCAACATTGAAAAATACACATTCAAGGTAGAATAA
- the purQ gene encoding phosphoribosylformylglycinamidine synthase subunit PurQ, with protein MKFGVIVFPGSNCDADCKWAAEELNQSVEYIWHDSNKSALNKYDVIIVPGGFSYGDYLRSGAIARFARVMDGMKDFSEKKGKYVIGICNGFQILLEAGILPGAMLVNKNLKFICKYINLSVENTDTPFTNKFAKGQVIKVPIAHQEGNYFTDDKGLNGLIKNDQIAFRYCDAKGNINEATNPNGSVYGIAGITNKRGNVLGMMPHPERAMSVQLGSTDGRLVFESIVNYIKKA; from the coding sequence GTGAAGTTTGGTGTAATAGTATTTCCGGGTTCTAACTGCGATGCCGACTGCAAATGGGCGGCAGAAGAACTTAACCAGAGCGTTGAATACATCTGGCACGATTCAAATAAATCCGCGTTAAACAAGTATGATGTAATAATAGTGCCGGGAGGTTTTTCTTACGGCGATTATTTAAGGTCCGGCGCCATTGCAAGGTTCGCGCGCGTTATGGACGGCATGAAGGATTTTTCGGAAAAAAAAGGAAAGTATGTAATAGGCATCTGCAACGGATTTCAGATTCTGCTGGAAGCGGGAATTCTGCCCGGCGCCATGCTTGTAAATAAAAACCTTAAATTCATATGCAAATATATCAACCTGTCGGTTGAAAATACCGACACCCCTTTTACAAATAAGTTTGCCAAAGGGCAGGTAATAAAGGTTCCTATAGCGCATCAGGAAGGCAATTATTTTACTGATGACAAAGGCTTAAACGGGCTTATAAAAAATGATCAGATTGCTTTCCGCTATTGTGACGCAAAAGGTAATATTAACGAAGCCACAAATCCCAATGGTTCGGTTTACGGGATTGCGGGAATAACCAATAAACGCGGTAATGTGCTTGGAATGATGCCTCATCCGGAACGGGCAATGTCAGTTCAGCTTGGTTCCACGGACGGCAGGCTGGTTTTTGAATCCATCGTAAATTACATCAAGAAAGCCTAA
- the purL gene encoding phosphoribosylformylglycinamidine synthase subunit PurL has protein sequence MARKKAKKKTVKEKAMQIEYNGFEITPAIIKEHGFKEGEYENILKIMGRTPTYVELGIFSAMWSEHCSYKHSKTTLRKFPHKGKYVIQGPGENAGIIDSGTDLAVAFKIESHNHPSAVEPFQGAATGVGGILRDVFTMGARPVANLNSLRFGSPQSKNTQRLLPGVVKGIAFYGNCVGVPTVAGETVFEDCYEDNCLVNAMTIGVVEKKKIIKATARGVGNSVMYIGAATGRDGIHGATFASAELTAETAEKRSNVQVADPFMEKLLLEATLELIDLDIMEGIQDMGAAGLTSSGTEMAYRGGVGIELWMDKIPQREKNMNAYEIMLSESQERMLLVAKKGKEKAVEKVLNKWGLHAVVIGKVIKKPHLVIIEKGKMVADMPNFPLTDSKHPLFPLKHQKGVKPKYLETSNINPDKIHSPEDLTGTLKKLIGSPNIASKAAIWEEYDHMVQTNTVTLPGSDAAVIDVKDRDFMIATSVDCNGRYTYLDPYKGGAIAIAESARNVSCSGAEPAAFTNCLNFGNPENPEIFWQFEKAVEGMSAAATALKTPVISGNVSFYNESPSGAIYPTPTVGMVGYIKGKEKKYVKQYFKGNDDAILMIGHTKDEIGASEYLKVVHGLIKGPVPDIDLDLEVKVQKTVRDGIKAGYVKSAHDISKGGLAVTLAECCITGKIHGDPMIGAYVDLQSDMRPDSLLFGETQSRIIVTCAKADVHKLKKLGAKNNVVISELGKTGGEKLIINIDWAAKSNSKKISVSVEELEKIWSNGVNQYV, from the coding sequence ATGGCGCGGAAAAAAGCAAAGAAAAAAACAGTAAAAGAAAAAGCCATGCAGATAGAATATAACGGTTTTGAAATAACGCCGGCTATAATAAAAGAACACGGGTTCAAGGAAGGCGAATACGAAAATATCCTTAAGATAATGGGGCGCACCCCCACTTATGTTGAACTTGGTATCTTTTCCGCTATGTGGTCAGAACACTGCAGCTACAAACACAGCAAGACCACTTTAAGAAAGTTTCCGCATAAGGGAAAATACGTAATTCAGGGCCCGGGAGAGAACGCGGGCATCATAGACAGCGGCACTGACCTTGCAGTGGCATTTAAAATAGAATCGCACAACCATCCCTCCGCAGTAGAGCCTTTTCAGGGTGCGGCCACGGGAGTGGGCGGAATATTAAGGGATGTATTCACAATGGGCGCAAGGCCTGTGGCGAATTTAAATTCGTTAAGGTTCGGCAGCCCGCAGTCAAAAAATACCCAGCGCCTTCTGCCGGGAGTGGTTAAAGGCATCGCGTTTTACGGCAACTGCGTGGGCGTGCCCACTGTTGCCGGCGAAACGGTATTTGAAGACTGTTATGAAGATAACTGCCTTGTAAATGCCATGACAATAGGTGTGGTGGAAAAGAAAAAAATAATTAAAGCAACTGCAAGAGGGGTAGGCAACTCGGTAATGTATATAGGCGCGGCCACCGGCCGCGACGGCATACACGGCGCTACTTTTGCGTCTGCTGAACTTACGGCTGAAACCGCTGAAAAGCGCAGCAATGTTCAGGTAGCGGATCCATTTATGGAAAAACTTCTGCTTGAAGCGACCTTAGAACTGATTGACCTTGATATAATGGAAGGCATTCAGGATATGGGCGCTGCGGGCTTGACTTCCAGCGGCACAGAGATGGCTTACAGGGGCGGCGTTGGAATAGAGCTGTGGATGGATAAAATACCCCAGCGCGAAAAAAACATGAACGCTTATGAAATAATGCTTTCTGAATCCCAGGAGCGCATGCTTCTGGTGGCCAAGAAAGGCAAAGAAAAAGCGGTTGAAAAAGTTTTAAATAAATGGGGGCTTCACGCGGTGGTTATTGGAAAGGTTATAAAAAAGCCTCATCTTGTAATTATTGAAAAAGGCAAAATGGTGGCGGACATGCCTAATTTCCCGCTGACAGACAGCAAGCACCCGCTTTTTCCGCTTAAACATCAGAAAGGCGTAAAACCAAAATACCTTGAAACCAGCAATATTAATCCCGATAAAATACATTCGCCGGAAGACCTTACAGGCACGCTTAAAAAACTTATCGGGTCGCCCAACATAGCTTCAAAAGCGGCAATCTGGGAAGAATATGACCACATGGTGCAGACAAACACGGTGACACTGCCGGGTTCTGATGCCGCGGTCATAGATGTAAAAGACAGGGATTTTATGATAGCCACGTCGGTTGACTGCAACGGCAGGTATACATATCTTGATCCGTATAAAGGCGGTGCGATTGCAATCGCGGAATCCGCAAGAAACGTAAGCTGTTCCGGCGCGGAACCGGCGGCATTTACCAACTGCCTTAATTTTGGCAACCCGGAAAATCCGGAAATTTTTTGGCAGTTTGAAAAAGCGGTGGAAGGCATGTCTGCTGCTGCAACAGCATTAAAGACGCCTGTAATTTCCGGCAATGTAAGCTTCTATAATGAAAGTCCAAGCGGCGCCATTTACCCCACCCCCACAGTGGGTATGGTGGGATATATAAAAGGAAAAGAAAAAAAATATGTGAAGCAGTACTTTAAGGGCAATGACGACGCCATACTTATGATAGGTCACACCAAAGACGAAATAGGCGCATCTGAATATTTAAAAGTGGTGCACGGCCTTATAAAAGGGCCTGTGCCTGATATTGACCTTGACCTTGAAGTAAAGGTGCAGAAAACAGTGCGCGACGGAATAAAGGCAGGTTACGTAAAATCAGCCCACGATATTTCCAAAGGCGGCCTTGCAGTAACCCTTGCTGAATGCTGCATAACAGGAAAGATACACGGAGACCCAATGATAGGGGCGTATGTGGACCTGCAGAGCGACATGAGGCCGGATTCGCTGCTGTTCGGCGAGACACAGTCCAGAATAATTGTAACGTGCGCGAAAGCGGACGTGCACAAATTAAAAAAGCTTGGCGCAAAAAATAATGTGGTGATAAGCGAGCTTGGTAAGACCGGCGGCGAAAAGCTGATAATTAATATTGACTGGGCGGCCAAATCAAATTCAAAGAAAATTTCCGTGTCAGTGGAAGAGCTTGAAAAAATATGGTCAAACGGAGTAAACCAATATGTGTGA